A window of the Sphaerobacter thermophilus DSM 20745 genome harbors these coding sequences:
- the rpsC gene encoding 30S ribosomal protein S3, with translation MGRKVHPIGFRLGIVHDWESKWYAERNYTEQLHEDLTIRRLINAELTRAGISRIEIERAANRIEVTIHTSKPGIVIGKQGANVERIRQLIEQQVGKKVHLKIEEIKDPELDARLIAESIAEQISRRVSFRRAMKHAATQAMRKGAKGVKIRLSGRLGGAEMARTVTEMMGRVPLHTIRADIDFAVVHAHTTYGRIGVKVWVYRGDVMPEARSGAELPELAATAE, from the coding sequence TTGGGACGGAAGGTACATCCCATCGGCTTCCGCCTCGGCATCGTGCACGACTGGGAGTCGAAGTGGTACGCCGAGCGGAACTACACCGAGCAGTTGCATGAGGATCTGACGATCCGGCGGCTCATTAACGCTGAGCTGACCCGCGCCGGGATCTCGCGCATCGAGATCGAGCGCGCGGCCAACCGGATCGAGGTGACGATCCACACGTCGAAGCCCGGTATCGTCATCGGCAAGCAGGGCGCGAATGTCGAGCGGATCCGCCAGCTCATTGAGCAGCAGGTGGGTAAGAAGGTCCACCTGAAGATCGAGGAGATCAAGGATCCGGAGCTGGACGCGCGCCTGATCGCCGAGAGCATTGCGGAGCAGATCTCCCGGCGGGTGTCGTTCCGGCGGGCGATGAAGCACGCGGCGACCCAGGCGATGCGCAAGGGCGCCAAGGGCGTGAAGATCCGCCTGAGCGGCCGCCTAGGCGGTGCCGAAATGGCCCGCACCGTGACCGAGATGATGGGTCGGGTGCCGCTGCACACCATCCGGGCTGACATCGACTTCGCGGTCGTCCACGCCCACACGACGTATGGGCGCATCGGAGTCAAGGTGTGGGTTTATCGGGGTGACGTGATGCCGGAGGCGCGCAGTGGGGCTGAGCTGCCCGAACTGGCGGCCACGGCGGAGTAG
- the rplP gene encoding 50S ribosomal protein L16, which produces MLMPKRVKHRKVQRGRMTGQASRGNTVVFGEYGIQALEPAWVTSRQIEAARRAITNYVRRGGKVWIRIFPDKPVTQKPAETRMGSGKGNPEYWVAVVKPGRVMFELGGVREELALEALRRAIHKMPMKCRVVRREVVAAGSESGTGGGQA; this is translated from the coding sequence ATGTTGATGCCGAAGCGGGTGAAGCACCGAAAGGTCCAGCGCGGCCGGATGACCGGCCAGGCCTCGCGTGGCAACACCGTTGTGTTCGGTGAGTACGGGATCCAGGCGCTCGAGCCGGCCTGGGTGACCAGCCGGCAGATCGAGGCGGCCCGGCGTGCCATCACCAACTACGTGCGCCGCGGTGGGAAGGTCTGGATTCGGATCTTCCCGGACAAGCCGGTCACGCAGAAGCCGGCCGAAACGCGCATGGGTAGCGGCAAGGGCAACCCGGAGTACTGGGTGGCCGTGGTGAAGCCGGGCCGGGTCATGTTCGAGCTCGGCGGCGTGCGCGAGGAGCTCGCGCTCGAGGCGCTGCGCCGCGCCATCCACAAGATGCCGATGAAGTGCCGCGTCGTGCGCCGAGAGGTTGTCGCCGCCGGGTCTGAGAGCGGAACCGGAGGTGGCCAGGCATGA
- the rpmC gene encoding 50S ribosomal protein L29 — MKPDEIRAMSDAELMQKLDELRSEWRDLRFDEAIGKLTNTARIRQIKRDIARIKTIQTERRIAAEMEKARAQS; from the coding sequence ATGAAGCCGGACGAAATCCGTGCGATGAGCGACGCGGAGCTGATGCAGAAACTCGATGAGCTGCGCTCCGAGTGGCGCGATCTGCGCTTTGATGAGGCAATCGGCAAGCTGACGAACACTGCGCGTATCCGGCAGATCAAGCGGGATATCGCGCGGATCAAGACCATTCAGACTGAGCGACGCATTGCCGCCGAGATGGAGAAAGCGCGGGCGCAGTCGTAG
- the rpsQ gene encoding 30S ribosomal protein S17 — protein sequence MQASETASETRPRRRLTKVGRVVSDKMDKTVVVSVDYLRRHPLYRKTIRRTSKFKAHDEHNRCKVGDLVLIEETRPLSKTKRWIVREILERAQEI from the coding sequence ATGCAAGCAAGTGAGACAGCGAGCGAGACGAGGCCACGGCGCCGCTTGACGAAGGTGGGCCGGGTCGTCTCGGACAAGATGGACAAGACGGTCGTGGTGTCGGTGGACTACCTTCGCCGCCACCCGCTGTACCGAAAGACGATCCGGCGGACCAGCAAGTTCAAGGCGCACGATGAGCACAACCGCTGCAAGGTCGGCGATCTGGTGCTGATCGAGGAGACGCGCCCCCTGAGCAAGACCAAGCGCTGGATCGTCCGCGAGATCCTCGAACGGGCCCAGGAGATCTAG
- the rplN gene encoding 50S ribosomal protein L14: MIQQESRLKVADNSGAREILCIRVLGGSGRKYASVGDVIVATVKSAQPNSAVKKGDIVRAVVVRTAQEYGRPDGTHIKFDDNAAVLINQQGNPRGTRIFGPVARELRDRQFMRIVSLAPEVL, from the coding sequence ATGATCCAACAGGAGAGCAGGCTCAAGGTCGCCGACAACTCCGGCGCGCGAGAGATCCTCTGCATCCGTGTGCTGGGGGGCTCGGGTCGGAAGTATGCATCGGTCGGCGACGTCATCGTGGCGACGGTCAAGTCGGCGCAGCCAAACTCGGCCGTCAAGAAGGGTGACATCGTGCGGGCGGTCGTGGTCCGGACGGCGCAGGAGTATGGTCGGCCGGACGGCACGCACATCAAGTTCGACGACAACGCAGCGGTCCTGATCAACCAGCAGGGCAACCCGCGCGGGACCCGCATCTTCGGCCCGGTTGCGCGCGAGCTGCGGGATCGGCAGTTCATGCGGATCGTCTCCCTTGCGCCGGAAGTGCTCTAG
- the rplX gene encoding 50S ribosomal protein L24: protein MAEKIVTGDEVLVIRGRDKGARGRVRQNMPRVDRVIVEGVNRVKKHQRALPGGRPGGIIEVEAPLHVSKVMLICPSCDKATRVGFRFTESGEKVRYCKKCDAVIPRPR, encoded by the coding sequence ATGGCCGAGAAGATTGTGACCGGCGACGAGGTGCTGGTCATCCGCGGACGAGACAAGGGCGCCCGGGGCCGTGTGCGGCAGAACATGCCGCGGGTCGATCGGGTGATCGTCGAGGGTGTGAATCGGGTCAAGAAGCACCAGCGTGCCCTCCCCGGGGGCCGGCCTGGGGGCATCATCGAGGTCGAGGCCCCGTTGCATGTCTCGAAGGTGATGCTCATTTGCCCGTCCTGCGATAAGGCGACTCGGGTGGGGTTCCGGTTCACCGAGTCGGGCGAGAAGGTCCGGTACTGCAAGAAGTGCGACGCGGTGATTCCGCGGCCGAGGTAG